A window from Pseudomonas sp. MRSN 12121 encodes these proteins:
- the pqqC gene encoding pyrroloquinoline-quinone synthase PqqC produces MTDTAMSPAEFEQALRAKGAYYHIHHPYHVAMYEGRATREQIQGWVANRFYYQVNIPLKDAAILANCPDREIRREWIQRLLDHDGAPGEDGGIEAWLRLGQAVGLDPEQLRSQELVLPGVRFAVDAYVNFARRASWQEAASSSLTELFAPQIHQSRLDSWPQHYPWIDPAGYEYFRTRLGQARRDVEHGLAITLQHYTTRAGQERMLEILQFKLDILWSMLDAMSMAYELNRPPYHSVTAQRVWHKGITL; encoded by the coding sequence ATGACCGACACAGCAATGTCCCCCGCCGAGTTCGAGCAGGCCCTGCGGGCCAAGGGCGCCTACTACCACATCCACCACCCGTACCATGTGGCGATGTACGAAGGCCGGGCGACCCGCGAACAGATCCAGGGCTGGGTCGCCAACCGCTTCTACTACCAGGTGAACATTCCGCTCAAGGACGCGGCGATTCTCGCCAACTGCCCGGATCGGGAAATCCGCCGCGAGTGGATCCAGCGCCTGCTCGACCACGATGGCGCACCCGGCGAGGACGGCGGTATCGAGGCCTGGCTGCGCCTGGGGCAAGCGGTCGGCCTGGACCCGGAGCAACTGCGCTCGCAAGAGCTGGTGCTGCCGGGGGTGCGTTTCGCCGTGGACGCCTACGTCAACTTCGCCCGCCGCGCCAGCTGGCAGGAAGCCGCCAGCAGCTCGCTGACCGAACTGTTCGCGCCGCAGATCCATCAGTCGCGCCTCGACAGCTGGCCGCAGCACTATCCGTGGATCGACCCGGCCGGCTACGAGTATTTCCGCACCCGCCTGGGCCAGGCGCGGCGCGATGTCGAACACGGCCTGGCAATCACCCTGCAGCACTACACCACCCGTGCCGGACAGGAACGCATGCTGGAGATTCTCCAGTTCAAACTGGACATCCTCTGGAGCATGCTCGACGCCATGAGCATGGCCTATGAACTCAATCGCCCGCCGTATCACAGCGTCACCGCGCAACGGGTCTGGCATAAAGGAATCACCCTATGA
- the pqqD gene encoding pyrroloquinoline quinone biosynthesis peptide chaperone PqqD: MSFDRSKTPTWRPGYRFQYEPAQKGHVLLYPEGMIKLNESAALIGGLIDGERDVAAIIAALQIQFPGVPELGDDIEQFMEVARAQHWIELG; this comes from the coding sequence ATGAGCTTCGATCGCAGCAAGACCCCGACCTGGCGTCCCGGCTACCGCTTCCAGTACGAACCGGCGCAGAAGGGCCATGTCCTGCTCTACCCTGAAGGCATGATCAAGCTCAACGAAAGCGCCGCGCTGATCGGCGGGCTGATCGACGGCGAACGGGATGTCGCGGCGATCATCGCCGCGCTGCAGATCCAGTTCCCCGGCGTGCCCGAGCTCGGTGACGACATCGAGCAATTCATGGAGGTCGCCCGTGCACAGCACTGGATCGAACTTGGCTGA